The DNA segment GCTATGCAGGAATATGGCCTTGTTCCGGAGAATGTTCTGAAAGCGAAGGTAGATCTGAGCACAATCAAGGCATTTATCGAAATGCATATTGAGCAAGGTCCGGTGCTTGAGCAGAAAAAAATAGAAATGGGTCTTGTTAAACTCATGGCTACAGTTGGCAGCGTATGCCTTCCGGAGCAGGACACGATGCCTTGGCTATCGGTCAGGTTCTAGATACAGTAATGGTATTTGTGCCGAGTAAGGACGGCAGGAGCCACTGCCCTGTCGAATGGAGCGAATACGCTGATATAGCCAAAGCGGTTGCTGTTATCTATGATTTGATTCTGAATATGCAATAATACTTATACACCATGCAATAATCACTATGAGAAAGGTAAGGATAATCATGATTAAGAAAGCCAAAGATTTGCCTATCGAATTGGAACCGAATTTAAAAGGTGGCAAGGATACGGTCCGTATTGTTAATATTCTGCAGAAGGATGAGATGTACGGCACCGGTCGTCTTTTCGGGGTCAGCATCATTCCCCCGGGAGGCTCCATCGGTCAGCATACCCATGCCGGTGACTTCGAGACCTACTATATTCTCAAAGGAAAAGCCCTTGTTAACGATAATGGTAACATCTGTGAACTTGGGCCTGGGGATATGACTCAATGCAAAGAGGGGGATTTTCATTCCATCGAGAATATTGGTGACGTTGATTTGGAATATCTGGCGGTAATCCTTTATTCGGTAAAAGAATAATATAAGCAGGATAAGATTTTTATAGGTTATATTTTCTGAAGAACCCGGTGCGGCAATTGCGCACCGGGTTTTGTATAGGGGTCTGAGTTAAGTAATCATAAATGTACCTGGAGAAGAAAATGGTATAATAGTATTAAAACAGCTTATCCATAAAAATAG comes from the Desulfitobacterium chlororespirans DSM 11544 genome and includes:
- a CDS encoding M20/M25/M40 family metallo-hydrolase; the protein is MPSGAGHDALAIGQVLDTVMVFVPSKDGRSHCPVEWSEYADIAKAVAVIYDLILNMQ
- a CDS encoding cupin domain-containing protein, translating into MIKKAKDLPIELEPNLKGGKDTVRIVNILQKDEMYGTGRLFGVSIIPPGGSIGQHTHAGDFETYYILKGKALVNDNGNICELGPGDMTQCKEGDFHSIENIGDVDLEYLAVILYSVKE